A window of Caldicoprobacter guelmensis genomic DNA:
GTGGATTACGATATCGGCTCCCAGTTCGAGAGGCCTTTGAAAATATGGGGTAAGAAAGGTATTATCCACGATGGTCAGTATTTTTCTTGATTTTGCAAGGGCGGCTGTAAGGGCAATATCGGTGACCTTCATCATGGGATTGGAAGGCGTTTCAATAAATATTGCTGCTGTGGTATTTCTTATAGCCTGTTCGACTTCATGGATGCGGCTGGTATTTACATAAGTGAATTCAATGCCGTATCGCCTGTAGATTTCTTCAAACAGCCTGTATGTACCGCCATAAAGGTCATCTGAAACGATGATGTGCTGGCCTGGCTCAAATAAAGAAAGCACTGTTGAAATGGCGGCCATACCGCTTGAAAATGCAAAGCCGTATTTTCCATTTTCAAGGTTTGCAATGGTATTTTCAAGCTCCTCCCTTGTTGGGTTTTGAACCCTGGAGTAATCGTACCCCGTTGTTTGATTTAGCCCCGGGTGCTTAAAGGTAGCGCTCTGGTATATCGGAAAGCTTACCGCACCGGTGTACTGGTCACAACCCTTATATCCATGTACCACTTTGGTTTCAAGTTTTAATTGCTTGGATATTCCCATGAAACGTCATCGCTCCTTTTTTTACTTTAGCGCAACGGCTTCAATCTCTATCAGTACATCTTTGGGCAGCCTGTTTACTTCA
This region includes:
- a CDS encoding trans-sulfuration enzyme family protein, whose protein sequence is MGISKQLKLETKVVHGYKGCDQYTGAVSFPIYQSATFKHPGLNQTTGYDYSRVQNPTREELENTIANLENGKYGFAFSSGMAAISTVLSLFEPGQHIIVSDDLYGGTYRLFEEIYRRYGIEFTYVNTSRIHEVEQAIRNTTAAIFIETPSNPMMKVTDIALTAALAKSRKILTIVDNTFLTPYFQRPLELGADIVIHSGTKYLGGHNDTLAGFIVANDDEIAERIKLIQKSEGAVLAPFDSWLILRGIKTLAVRLERQQENALAIAKWLQNHKKVEKVYYVGLSDHEGYEISRRQASGFGAMISFSVKNAALVEQVLKRVQVIMFAESLGGVESLITYPIVQTHSAIPEEMRRRIGVTDKLLRLSVGIEAVEDLISDLEQALD